One part of the Methanocalculus alkaliphilus genome encodes these proteins:
- a CDS encoding glycosyltransferase family 2 protein, whose protein sequence is MYIDIPVYAMKKGIPDISVILPALNEEETIGECLSRIQKVFSHLQLEGEIIIADSSKDRTAEIGESFGCVIVHPESMGYGNAYLAAFAFAKGRYIVIGDADNTYDFCEIPKLLELLDDGADFVMGTRLKGDIKPGAMPPLHRYIGNPFLTWLLNQLFGTDISDAHCGLRAIRREALERLNLKTGGMEFASEMFIEAAKAGLRIDEVPITYWPRVTPSKLSSFSDGWRHVRFMLLYRPLPFIAIPGFVFALLGLFMMGFFYVRGDVETSNLHSFILASLVFIGGLQAFLMGLTIMMYSAIHGYSDKNSFIRKLINYHNLEKELILGIILMFVGVAIGYGIVHNWAATGFGSLSQIANAVWSLTFFLSGMQIFFSAIFISMMLLERGNDDV, encoded by the coding sequence ATGTACATTGATATACCGGTATATGCAATGAAAAAAGGAATACCCGATATATCTGTCATCCTCCCTGCCTTAAATGAGGAGGAGACGATTGGTGAGTGTCTATCACGAATACAAAAGGTCTTCTCACATCTTCAGCTAGAGGGTGAGATCATCATTGCAGATTCCTCAAAAGACAGGACTGCTGAGATCGGGGAGTCTTTTGGGTGTGTGATAGTCCATCCTGAATCGATGGGATACGGCAATGCATATCTCGCAGCCTTTGCATTTGCGAAGGGGAGATATATCGTAATCGGCGATGCCGACAATACATATGATTTTTGTGAGATCCCAAAATTACTTGAACTGCTCGATGATGGTGCCGACTTCGTCATGGGGACGCGGCTGAAAGGTGATATTAAACCAGGTGCCATGCCTCCACTCCATCGGTATATTGGTAATCCCTTCCTCACCTGGCTATTAAACCAGCTCTTTGGAACCGATATATCAGATGCACATTGCGGGCTACGGGCAATCAGGCGGGAAGCGCTTGAAAGACTCAACTTGAAGACAGGAGGGATGGAGTTTGCTTCAGAGATGTTTATCGAGGCTGCAAAAGCCGGATTACGGATTGATGAAGTGCCGATCACCTACTGGCCAAGGGTTACACCTTCAAAACTGAGCAGTTTTTCTGATGGCTGGCGACACGTTCGTTTCATGCTTCTCTACCGCCCGCTCCCATTTATCGCTATTCCGGGCTTTGTTTTTGCGCTCCTGGGGCTTTTCATGATGGGGTTCTTTTATGTCAGAGGAGATGTCGAGACTTCGAATCTCCATTCCTTTATTCTTGCTTCTCTGGTATTCATTGGTGGATTACAGGCATTTCTTATGGGTTTGACAATTATGATGTACTCAGCTATTCATGGTTATAGTGATAAGAATAGCTTTATCAGAAAACTCATTAATTATCATAATTTGGAAAAGGAGCTTATACTTGGCATAATCCTGATGTTCGTCGGAGTGGCGATAGGGTATGGAATTGTTCATAATTGGGCTGCAACCGGCTTTGGTTCACTTTCACAGATCGCAAATGCAGTATGGTCCCTCACTTTTTTCCTCTCTGGCATGCAGATATTCTTTTCTGCCATCTTTATCAGCATGATGTTACTTGAACGTGGAAATGATGATGTATAA